Proteins encoded within one genomic window of Ascaphus truei isolate aAscTru1 chromosome 8, aAscTru1.hap1, whole genome shotgun sequence:
- the LOC142501315 gene encoding ectoderm-neural cortex protein 1-like, translated as MSVSNHENRKSRSSTGSMNIHLFHKLGHADSLLTQLNLLRKRCLFTDVVLLAGNRAFPCHRAVLASSSRYFEAMFSGGLKESQDGEVNFQDALHPEVLELLLDYAYSARVILNEENAESLLEAGDMLQFHDIRDAAAEFLEKNLHPANCLNMMLISDAHCCERLLELSWRMCLANFVELSETDDFLRLPKEKLMELVLSEELEVEDESLVYVSVMGWIKYDLTLRLDDLPDLLRCVRLALLPEQHLRALASDELVIRHKLAKEIVEEAARCKAKILQNDGLVTGFCARPRKVSQALLLLGGQTFMCDKIYTMDQKTTEIIPKTDIPSPRKECSACAIGCKVYVMGGKGAENGASKDVWVYDTLHDEWSKAGPMIVARFGHGSAELDHCLYVVGGHTAMAGAFPASPSVSLKQVEHYDPQTDKWTLVAPLREGVSNAAVVGAKMKLFVFGGTSVNREKLPKVQCFDPLQNRWTMPADCPQSWRYTGAAVLGNHVIVIGGDTEFSASSAYRFNSETYQWCKFGDVSSKRISCRAVASGNRLYVVGGYCGTQRCKTLDCYDPSSDTWSSVTTVPYSLIPTAFVSTWKYLSA; from the coding sequence ATGTCTGTCAGCAACCACGAGAATCGCAAGTCGCGTTCCAGCACTGGCTCCATGAACATCCACCTGTTCCACAAGTTGGGCCACGCCGATAGTCTCCTTACACAGCTCAACCTTCTGCGCAAGCGCTGCCTTTTCACAGACGTGGTCCTGCTTGCAGGAAACCGGGCCTTTCCCTGCCACAGAGCCGTGCTGGCCTCTAGCAGCCGCTACTTCGAGGCCATGTTCAGCGGCGGCCTGAAGGAGAGCCAGGACGGAGAGGTTAACTTCCAGGACGCTCTCCACCCTGAGGTTCTGGAGCTACTCCTGGATTATGCCTACTCTGCCCgggtcatcctcaatgaggagaATGCGGAGTCCCTATTGGAGGCCGGGGACATGCTGCAGTTCCACGACATTCGAGATGCGGCGGCTGAGTTCCTGGAGAAAAATCTCCACCCGGCCAACTGCCTGAACATGATGCTGATATCTGATGCGCACTGCTGCGAGAGGTTGCTGGAGCTGTCCTGGAGGATGTGCCTGGCCAACTTTGTGGAGTTGTCGGAGACTGACGACTTCCTGAGGCTGCCCAAAGAGAAGCTGATGGAACTGGTCCTCAGTGAAGAACTGGAGGTGGAAGACGAGAGTTTGGTCTACGTGTCGGTCATGGGCTGGATAAAGTACGATCTGACCTTGCGTCTCGACGACCTTCCAGATCTCCTGCGCTGTGTCCGCCTGGCACTGCTGCCTGAGCAGCACCTACGAGCATTGGCCTCGGATGAGCTGGTGATTCGGCACAAGCTGGCGAAGGAAATTGTTGAAGAGGCTGCTCGTTGCAAAGCCAAGATCCTGCAGAATGATGGACTGGTGACTGGTTTCTGTGCCCGCCCTCGGAAAGTTAGCCAGGCCCTGCTGCTCCTGGGGGGGCAGACTTTCATGTGTGACAAGATCTACACGATGGATCAGAAGACCACTGAGATTATCCCCAAGACTGACATCCCCAGCCCGCGAAAGGAGTGCAGCGCATGTGCCATCGGATGCAAAGTCTACGttatgggagggaagggggcagaAAATGGAGCCTCCAAAGATGTCTGGGTGTATGACACACTTCACGATGAATGGTCCAAGGCAGGCCCCATGATAGTAGCCAGGTTTGGTCATGGGTCTGCAGAACTGGACCACTGCTTGTATGTGGTTGGCGGGCACACAGCCATGGCCGGGGctttcccagcatccccctctgtctctctaaaACAAGTGGAGCATTATGACCCTCAGACAGACAAGTGGACACTAGTAGCACCCCTCCGTGAAGGGGTCAGCAACGCGGCCGTGGTGGGAGCCAAAATGAAACTTTTTGTCTTTGGTGGCACCAGTGTCAACCGTGAGAAGCTTCCAAAGGTCCAGTGCTTTGACCCTCTTCAGAATAGATGGACAATGCCTGCCGACTGCCCCCAGTCATGGCGTTACACGGGGGCTGCCGTGCTGGGGAACCATGTCATCGTGATAGGAGGGGACACTGAATTCTCTGCCAGTTCGGCCTACCGGTTCAACAGCGAGACCTACCAGTGGTGCAAATTTGGGGATGTGTCTTCCAAGAGGATCAGCTGCCGGGCCGTGGCCTCCGGGAACAGACTGTACGTGGTGGGTGGCTACTGCGGCACCCAGCGCTGTAAGACTCTGGACTGTTATGATCCTTCGAGTGATACGTGGAGCAGCGTCACCACGGTCCCCTACTCCCTGATCCCCACCGCGTTTGTCAGCACGTGGAAGTATCTCTCAGCGTAG